One region of Quercus lobata isolate SW786 chromosome 2, ValleyOak3.0 Primary Assembly, whole genome shotgun sequence genomic DNA includes:
- the LOC115976785 gene encoding AAA-ATPase ASD, mitochondrial-like — MHKSNQKRKRKFYYLLNKKYTQQSAQQFSIYNVARNCYFISKNFLLTIHKKFQKIKMMMMGETWSQLGSLIATAMFLWAMFDKYFPYQLRGPILTYSKKLASFVYPYIQIKFQEFTGEYLKRNEAYAAIETYLSNKSSAEARSLKAVVVRDSNQPVQLSMDENEEVTDEFEGIKVWWTAKSITPRTQSNPFYPETEEKRYYKLTFHKSHREILCGKYINHVLQEGKAITVRNRQRKLCINNPSQNWGGYKSRKWSHVTFEHPASFDTLAMESKKKEEIINDLIKFSQGKEYYAKIGKAWKRGYLLYGPPGTGKSSMIAAMANFMNYDIYDLELTTVKDNTELRRLLIETTSKSIIVIEDIDCSLDLTGQRKKKKEQVNDEEKKDPASKMAKGEEESNSKVTLSGLLNFIDGLWSACGGERIIVFTTNYVEKLDPALIRRGRMDKHIEMSYCGFEAFKVLAKNYLNIDSHPLFMTIGHLLEETNITPADVAENLMPKSLYDDAETCLKKLIEAIKTAKEEAIKKAEEEARLKAEKEEKEKQETTQEDVKVDESSAKEVKENGVEVVIEDKTLAKEINENGVTA; from the coding sequence ATGCATAAGagtaaccaaaaaagaaaaaggaaattctATTACTTGCTCAACAAGAAATACACCCAACAGTCAGCCCAacaattttctatatataacgTAGCTCGGAATTGTTATTTCATTagcaaaaattttcttctaacAATTCATAAAAAGTTTCAGAAGataaaaatgatgatgatgggggAAACATGGTCTCAACTAGGCTCACTGATTGCGACTGCAATGTTTCTATGGGCGATGTTTGACAAATATTTTCCTTACCAACTTCGTGGCCCTATCCTAACTTATAGTAAGAAATTGGCGAGTTTCGTGTATCCTTATATCCAAATTAAGTTCCAGGAATTCACTGGCGAGTATCTTAAGCGTAATGAAGCCTATGCTGCCATTGAAACATACCTCAGTAACAAGTCCTCCGCCGAAGCTAGAAGTCTTAAAGCTGTAGTTGTCAGAGACAGCAATCAACCTGTACAACTGAGCATGGATGAGAACGAAGAGGTTACAGATGAATTTGAAGGGATCAAGGTTTGGTGGACTGCAAAGTCAATCACCCCAAGAACACAGTCAAATCCTTTCTACCCAGAAACGGAGGAGAAGAGGTATTACAAGCTCACTTTCCATAAATCTCACCGAGAAATTCTATGTGGAAAATACATCAATCATGTGCTGCAAGAAGGGAAGGCAATAACGGTGAGAAATCGACAAAGGAAGCTGTGCATCAACAATCCTAGTCAGAATTGGGGTGGCTACAAATCGCGAAAGTGGAGCCATGTGACTTTTGAGCACCCAGCAAGTTTTGACACTTTGGCCATGGAgtcaaagaaaaaggaagaaatcaTCAATGACCTTATTAAGTTCAGCCAGGGGAAAGAGTATTATGCTAAGATTGGCAAGGCCTGGAAGCGTGGCTATCTTCTTTATGGTCCTCCTGGAACTGGTAAGTCTAGCATGATTGCTGCCATGGCTAACTTCATGAACTATGATATCTATGATCTTGAATTGACAACGGTTAAGGACAACACGGAGCTGAGGAGGCTTTTGATTGAAACGACAAGTAAGTCTATTATTGTGATTGAAGATATTGATTGCTCACTTGATCTTACGGGTcaacgaaaaaagaaaaaggagcaagtGAATGATGAGGAAAAGAAGGACCCTGCCAGTAAAATGGccaaaggagaagaagaaagtaaTAGTAAGGTCACTCTCTCTGGTTTGTTGAATTTTATAGATGGGCTTTGGTCGGCTTGTGGGGGAGAGAGGATCATTGTTTTCACTACTAATTATGTGGAAAAACTTGATCCGGCTCTCATTAGGAGGGGACGTATGGACAAGCACATAGAAATGTCCTATTGTGGCTTTGAAGCATTCAAGGTTCTGGCCAAAAATTACTTGAATATTGACTCACACCCTTTGTTCATGACTATTGGCCACTTGTTGGAGGAAACGAATATTACTCCTGCTGATGTTGCTGAGAATTTGATGCCTAAGTCACTGTATGATGATGCTGAGACTTGTTTGAAGAAATTGATTGAAGCTATTAAGACTGCCAAAGAGGAGGCAATAAAGAAGGCTGAGGAAGAGGCGCGGTTAAAGgcagagaaagaagagaaagagaagcaaGAAACTACTCAAGAAGATGTGAAAGTTGATGAGTCTTCAGCTAAAGAAGTGAAAGAGAATGGTGTTGAAGTTGTGATAGAAGATAAGACATTGGCTAAAGAGATTAATGAAAATGGAGTCACTGCCTGA